The DNA sequence cttctttattaaaacaagCCAATCAGGAGCAAGTCCAGCTGTGATTCATTCACCAATTACCAAAAGCTGCAACCACCCTAAGGGTTGTAATGCAATTTATATGAGTCATAATTAGTCTTTTATACCTTGTTATAGACATTGAACCACTCAGGATGATGGTCCATCTTCTCTGCTTGTAAAGCCACTCTGGACATGAAACCAAAAGCCtgaaaggaaaataaatcatATACATAATGTACCGTAGTTGCTTGTTATGTGGATTTGTGAGTTTTGCAGTAAGCAATGATATATTAGAAACCTGATtgaagtctttaaaaagaaactcttTGTAAATAGCGTCCCGTCCCACAACCTCCACCCACTGGGCGTTGCGTAGCAGGGGGAGTAGGTGGGCCCTCTCCTCTTCAGTCAGACCCTGAATTTTACCAGCCTGGTTGGAAAGTGCAGAGGCAACAGTACAGCAGATCTGAGAGGGGCAGTTTCCCAAACACTAAATGTGATTGGTTGCACAGGATCCCATCTGGAAACAATGAGAGGTTGCATTCCTGGTTTGAAAAACTAGCTGGGTCAAAAGGTATGTGGTGGTGGGAGGGGGTGGGGCTCCCTTTTGGCAACTCAGTTCCTAATCTTGACATGTGATGCACAGTCACATGGATTTAAAGTTACTTGTGCGCGTTTCATTTAGCCTTCACAACCCTGACTCCAATTCTAAAATGCATTGTCAACATTTCACAACATTCCCCAAATAGATGTCTGCTTTTATTTCACAA is a window from the Etheostoma spectabile isolate EspeVRDwgs_2016 unplaced genomic scaffold, UIUC_Espe_1.0 scaffold00019044, whole genome shotgun sequence genome containing:
- the pcbd1 gene encoding pterin-4-alpha-carbinolamine dehydratase — its product is MCQIGVIPVTLCNRELELNLFCASRHSANMAGKIQGLTEEERAHLLPLLRNAQWVEVVGRDAIYKEFLFKDFNQAFGFMSRVALQAEKMDHHPEWFNVYNKVQITLSTHDCGGLSQRDITLATFIDQASLM